GTAGAAAGCGCCAAAAAAGCAGCTGCTCTGGTAACTGTAAATTCTTAAATCATGAAACAATTACTGGTATTCGCCTTTATTTTTTTGGCCTCAACAGCAAGTGCTCAAGCTAAAAAAGAACAACCAAAACCTCAAATTGTAGCAGCTGCTTGCGGCCAATGTCAGTTTGATATGAAAGGACATGGTTGTGAACTGGCTGTTCGCATAGATGACAAATGCTATTTTGTTGACGGAACTTCTATTGATTCTCACGGCGATGCACATGCTGATGACGGTTTTTGTGCAGCAATTA
This region of Flavobacterium lacustre genomic DNA includes:
- a CDS encoding DUF6370 family protein, with the translated sequence MKQLLVFAFIFLASTASAQAKKEQPKPQIVAAACGQCQFDMKGHGCELAVRIDDKCYFVDGTSIDSHGDAHADDGFCAAIRKAEVVGKIVNNRFEVTSFHLIPEEGKGK